AAAGTAGTAGCTGAATAGTGTGAATAACTTACCTTGTTTTACGCACAGTCTATCCACATGTAGATAGACTGTTTTTACATCCTTTAGAGGGGTTATCCACATATCCACAAGCCCTATTACTATTACTACTATTTTTTATCCTTATTAATTAAATAAAATCTTATACTTACCGGAGGTTTTTCTTTATGCGTTTTACAATACAAAAAGACTATCTTGTAAGAGGTGTACAAGATGTAATGAAGGCAGTTTCTTCTCGTACAACAATCCCAATCCTTACGGGAATTAAAGTTGTAGCTACTGAAGAAGGGGTTACATTAACAGGAAGCGATGCTGATATTTCTATTGAATCGTTTATTCCAGTCGAAGAAGATGGAAAAGAAATCGTAGAAATAGCTCAATCAGGAAGCATTGTTTTACAAGCAAAATATTTTAGTGAGATTGTAAAAAAACTACCTAAAGACACTGTCGAAATTTCTGTGGAAAATCATTTTATGACAAAAATAAAATCTGGAAAATCAGAGTTTAACTTAAATGGTTTAGATTCTGCAGAATATCCGTTATTGCCACAGATTGAAGAACATCATGTATTTAAGATACCAACAGATTTACTTAAGCATATGATCAGACAAACTGTATTTGCAGTTTCTACTTCTGAAACAAGACCAATCTTGACAGGTGTAAACTGGAAGGTATATAACAGCGAGTTAACTTGTATTGCAACAGATAGTCATAGACTGGCACTTCGAAAAGCAAAAATTGAAGGACATAATATTGCAGATGAGTTCCAAGCTAATGTTGTTATTCCAGGTAAGAGCTTAAATGAATTAAGTAAAATTTTAGATGAGTCTGAAGAAATGGTAGATATCGTTATTACGGAGTATCAAGTATTATTCCGTACAAAACATTTATTATTCTTCTCAAGATTGTTAGAAGGAAATTATCCTGATACGACACGTTTAATTCCGGCAGAGAGTAAAACGGATATTTTTGTGAATACAAAAGAATTCCTACAAGCAATTGATCGTGCTTCACTATTAGCAAGAGATGGCCGCAATAACGTTGTTAAATTATCAACTTTAGAGCAAGAAATGCTAGAGATTTCTTCGAATTCACCAGAAATCGGAAAAGTTGTCGAAGAAGTACAATGTGAAAAAGTAGATGGAGAAGAGTTAAAAATATCTTTTAGTGCAAAATATATGATGGATGCATTGAAAGCTTTGGATAGTACAGAGATTAAAGTTAGCTTTACTGGGGCGATGAGACCGTTCTTAATTCGTACAGTAAATGATGATTCAATTATTCAATTAATTTTACCGGTTCGTACTTACTAGGTAAGGAATAAGGGTTGCTAGTTTAAAGATGCTAGTGGCCCTTATTTGATTTTTGGGTATTACTTTCCTAATGCTAGTTTATTTAGTACAATGAAAGAATGAACACTTTCAGAAAGTGAGCGATTTTATGAAACGTATTAAAATTTCAACAGAGTATATTACACTAGGACAATTTTTAAAGTTAGCTGATGTAATTGATACAGGTGGCGCTGTAAAATGGTTTTTACAAGAATATGAAGTGTACGTGAACAACGAACTTGAAAATAGAAGAGGTCGCAAACTATATGCGAATGATGTTATTGAAATTCCAGGAAGCGGAACTTTCCAAGTTCAGCCATAAAGGGGGAGCCCTTTGTTTATTTCAGAAATACAATTAAAAAACTATCGCAATTATGAAAAATTAGAGCTTTCCTTTGAAGATAAGGTAAATGTAATTATCGGCGAAAATGCACAAGGGAAAACAAACTTGATGGAAGCTATTTATGTTTTAGCGATGGCAAAATCTCATAGAACCTCTAATGATCGCGAACTTATCCGCTGGGATGAAGATTTTGGTCAAATAAAAGGGAAATTACAAAAAAGAAATAGTTCTTTGTCTTTGGAATTAAATATTTCGAAAAAAGGTAAAAAGGCAAAATTAAATCAACTTGAACAACAAAAGTTAAGTCAATATATTGGCGTGATGAACGTTGTCATGTTTGCCCCAGAAGATTTAAATCTTGTAAAAGGAAGCCCTCAAGTAAGAAGACGCTTTTTAGATATGGAATTAGGACAAATAGCTCCTGTATATTTGTATGAATTAAGTCAATATCAAAAGGTGCTCACGCAACGAAATCACTTGTTGAAAAAAATGCAAGGGAATAGTAAGAATGAGGAAACGATGTTGGATGTATTTACACTTCAACTAATTGAGCATGGTGCGAAGATACTGCAAAAACGTTTTGAATTTTTGCATTTGCTACAGGAATGGGCAGCTCCAATTCATCGAGGTATAAGCCGTGGATTAGAAGAGTTAGAAATTGTCTATAAACCAAGTGTAGATGTATCAGAATCAATGGATTTGTCGAAAATAAAAGAAGTATACTATGAAAGTTTTCAATCTGTGAAACAACGTGAAATTTTCCGTGGTACGACTTTAATTGGTCCTCATCGTGACGATTTACAATTCTTCGTTAATAGTAAAAATGTTCAAGTCTTTGGTTCTCAAGGACAACAACGAACGACCGCACTATCCCTAAAATTAGCTGAAATTGAATTGATTTATTCAGAGGTTAAAGAATATCCAATCCTTTTGTTGGATGATGTTTTATCAGAATTAGATGATTATCGTCAATCACATCTTTTAAATACAATTCAAGGAAAAGTGCAAACATTTGTTACAACGACGAGTGTCGACGGAATTGAACACGAAACATTAAAAGAAGCGAAAACAATTCATGTAACGAACGGCACTGTAGATTGTGAAATAGATAGGGAATAACCCCTGTTTAAATGGAAAAGTAGGTGATCTTTGTGTCAATGGAACAAAAGCAAATGCAAGAAAATGCATATGATGAAAGTCAGATACAGGTGCTTGAAGGACTAGAGGCAGTTCGGAAACGCCCTGGTATGTATATTGGATCTACAAGTGGAAAAGGGCTTCACCATCTTGTGTGGGAAATCGTAGATAATAGTATTGATGAAGCACTTGCAGGTTATTGTGATGAAATTAATGTTAGTATCGAAGAAGATAATAGTATTCGTGTAACGGATAATGGGCGTGGTATTCCAGTTGGTATACAAGAAAAAATGGGACGTCCAGCTGTAGAAGTTATTATGACTGTTCTCCACGCCGGTGGTAAATTTGGCGGTGGCGGTTATAAAGTTTCCGGTGGTTTACATGGTGTTGGGGCATCGGTTGTAAATGCTCTATCAACAGAACTAGAAGTATTTGTACATCGTGAAGGTAAAATTCATTACCAAAAATACGAAAGAGGTATTCCGGTTGCGGATTTAAAAGTCATTGGTGACACAGATCAAACAGGAACAATAACTCGGTTTAAACCAGATCCGGAAATTTTCCAAGAAACAACAGTATACGATTTTGATACGCTAGCAACTCGTATGCGTGAATTAGCGTTTTTAAATCGTAATATTAAATTAACAATTGAAGATAAACGTGAACATAAGCAAAAGAAAGAATTCCATTACGAAGGTGGAATTAAATCATACGTTGAGCATTTAAATCGCTCAAAACAACCAATTCATGAAGAGCCTGTGTACGTAGAGGGTTCAAAAGATGGTATTCAGGTTGAGGTTTCTCTTCAATATAACGAGGGATACACAAATAATATTTACTCATTTACGAATAACATCCATACGTATGAAGGTGGTACACATGAGGTAGGTTTTAAGACAGCTTTAACTCGTGTAATCAACGACTATGGTCGTAAAAACAGCATTTTAAAAGATGCGGACAGTAATTTAACTGGTGAGGATGTTCGTGAAGGTTTAACAGCAATTGTATCAATTAAGCATCCAAATCCACAATTTGAAGGACAAACGAAGACAAAACTTGGGAATAGTGAAGCAAGAACGATTACAGAGTCTGTATTCTCAGAGGCATTTGAAAAGTTCTTACTAGAGAATCCTAATGTAGCGCGAAAAATTGTAGAAAAAGGTACGATGGCTGCACGTGCACGTGTAGCTGCGAAAAAAGCGCGTGAATTGACACGTCGAAAGAGTGCGTTAGAAGTTTCAAGTTTACCTGGTAAATTAGCTGATTGCTCTTCGAAAGATCCAGCAATTAGTGAAATTTACATCGTAGAGGGTGACTCTGCCGGTGGATCTGCAAAACAAGGACGCGATCGTCATTTCCAAGCAATTTTACCGTTGAAGGGTAAAATTATTAATGTTGAAAAGGCACGCTTAGATAAGATTTTATCAAATGATGAAGTTCGTACAATTATTACGGCGATTGGTACAAATATTGGTGGAGACTTCGATATTGAAAAAGCACGCTATCATAAAGTTATTATTATGACCGATGCCGATGTTGATGGTGCGCATATTCGTACCCTATTATTAACGTTCTTCTATCGTTATATGCGTCAAATAATTGAGTGTGGATATATATATATCGCACAACCACCTTTGTTTAAAATACAACAAGGTAAAAAAATTCAATATGCTTATAATGATAACGAACTTGAAAAAATATTAGCTGAGCTACCGGCCCAGCCAAAACCAGGAATTCAACGTTATAAAGGTCTTGGAGAGATGAATCCAACTCAGCTATGGGAGACGACAATGGATCCAGAAGTACGTTCGTTACTTCAAGTTTCTCTTCAAGATGCAATAGAAGCAGACGAAACGTTTGAAATTTTAATGGGCGATAAAGTGGAACCACGTCGTAACTTTATTCAAGAGAATGCAAAATACGTGAAGAACCTTGATATTTAAATGAGTAATGACAGGAATCTAAGTATTCCTGTCTTCTACATATAAATCAATGTATGTGTAACGGAAATGTAAGAGGAGGTGCTCGTTGATGTCAGACAATCAACAACAAGCACGAATTCGAGAAATTAATATTAGTCATGAAATGCGTACCTCATTTTTAGATTACGCAATGAGTGTTATCGTATCTCGTGCATTACCAGATGTTCGTGATGGGTTAAAACCTGTACATCGCAGGGTTTTATATGCGATGAATGATTTAGGAATTACAGCTGATAAAGCGTATAAGAAATCAGCACGTATTGTCGGTGAAGTAATCGGTAAGTATCACCCTCATGGTGATTCAGCCGTTTATGAAACAATGGTACGTATGGCGCAAGATTTTAGTCAACGTTATATGCTTGTAGATGGGCATGGTAACTTCGGTTCTGTAGATGGAGATTCAGCAGCGGCAATGCGTTATACAGAGGCAAGAATGTCTAAGATTTCTATGGAATTAATACGTGATATTTCAAAAAATACAATTGATTATCAAGATAACTATGATGGTTCCGAAAGAGAACCGATAGTATTACCAGCGCGTTTCCCTAATTTATTAGTAAACGGTACAACAGGTATTGCTGTTGGTATGGCAACAAATATACCGCCGCATCAGCTTGGCGAAGTAATTGATGGTGTGCTGGCATTAAGTCATAATCCTGATATTACTATCGCGGAATTGATGGAATATATTCCCGGTCCAGACTTTCCGACGGCAGGTTTAATTTTAGGAAGAAGTGGAATTCGAAGAGCTTATGAAACAGGTCGCGGTTCCATTATGCTTCGTGCTAAGGTTGAAATTGAAGAGAAGTCAAACGGTAAACAATCTATTATCGTAACTGAACTACCTTATCAAGTTAATAAGGCACGATTAATTGAAAAAATCGCAGAATTAGTTCGCGATAAGAAAATTGAAGGTATTACAGATTTACGTGATGAATCAGATCGTAATGGTATGCGTATTGTCATGGAAGTACGTCGTGATGCTAATGCAAACGTACTATTAAACAATCTATACAAACATACAGCGCTTCAAACGAGTTTCGGTATTAATATGTTGTCTCTTGTAAATGGAGAGCCACAAGTACTAAATTTAAAACAAAATCTATATCATTATTTAGAGCATCAGAAGGTAGTAATTCGTAGACGTACTGCTTATGAATTAGAAAAAGCAGAAGCACGTGCTCATATTTTAGAAGGATTACGAATTGCTTTAGATCATCTTGATGAAGTAATTACGTTAA
This genomic interval from Bacillus thuringiensis contains the following:
- the dnaN gene encoding DNA polymerase III subunit beta, which produces MRFTIQKDYLVRGVQDVMKAVSSRTTIPILTGIKVVATEEGVTLTGSDADISIESFIPVEEDGKEIVEIAQSGSIVLQAKYFSEIVKKLPKDTVEISVENHFMTKIKSGKSEFNLNGLDSAEYPLLPQIEEHHVFKIPTDLLKHMIRQTVFAVSTSETRPILTGVNWKVYNSELTCIATDSHRLALRKAKIEGHNIADEFQANVVIPGKSLNELSKILDESEEMVDIVITEYQVLFRTKHLLFFSRLLEGNYPDTTRLIPAESKTDIFVNTKEFLQAIDRASLLARDGRNNVVKLSTLEQEMLEISSNSPEIGKVVEEVQCEKVDGEELKISFSAKYMMDALKALDSTEIKVSFTGAMRPFLIRTVNDDSIIQLILPVRTY
- the yaaA gene encoding S4 domain-containing protein YaaA; the protein is MKRIKISTEYITLGQFLKLADVIDTGGAVKWFLQEYEVYVNNELENRRGRKLYANDVIEIPGSGTFQVQP
- the gyrB gene encoding DNA topoisomerase (ATP-hydrolyzing) subunit B; translated protein: MEQKQMQENAYDESQIQVLEGLEAVRKRPGMYIGSTSGKGLHHLVWEIVDNSIDEALAGYCDEINVSIEEDNSIRVTDNGRGIPVGIQEKMGRPAVEVIMTVLHAGGKFGGGGYKVSGGLHGVGASVVNALSTELEVFVHREGKIHYQKYERGIPVADLKVIGDTDQTGTITRFKPDPEIFQETTVYDFDTLATRMRELAFLNRNIKLTIEDKREHKQKKEFHYEGGIKSYVEHLNRSKQPIHEEPVYVEGSKDGIQVEVSLQYNEGYTNNIYSFTNNIHTYEGGTHEVGFKTALTRVINDYGRKNSILKDADSNLTGEDVREGLTAIVSIKHPNPQFEGQTKTKLGNSEARTITESVFSEAFEKFLLENPNVARKIVEKGTMAARARVAAKKARELTRRKSALEVSSLPGKLADCSSKDPAISEIYIVEGDSAGGSAKQGRDRHFQAILPLKGKIINVEKARLDKILSNDEVRTIITAIGTNIGGDFDIEKARYHKVIIMTDADVDGAHIRTLLLTFFYRYMRQIIECGYIYIAQPPLFKIQQGKKIQYAYNDNELEKILAELPAQPKPGIQRYKGLGEMNPTQLWETTMDPEVRSLLQVSLQDAIEADETFEILMGDKVEPRRNFIQENAKYVKNLDI
- the recF gene encoding DNA replication/repair protein RecF (All proteins in this family for which functions are known are DNA-binding proteins that assist the filamentation of RecA onto DNA for the initiation of recombination or recombinational repair.); the encoded protein is MFISEIQLKNYRNYEKLELSFEDKVNVIIGENAQGKTNLMEAIYVLAMAKSHRTSNDRELIRWDEDFGQIKGKLQKRNSSLSLELNISKKGKKAKLNQLEQQKLSQYIGVMNVVMFAPEDLNLVKGSPQVRRRFLDMELGQIAPVYLYELSQYQKVLTQRNHLLKKMQGNSKNEETMLDVFTLQLIEHGAKILQKRFEFLHLLQEWAAPIHRGISRGLEELEIVYKPSVDVSESMDLSKIKEVYYESFQSVKQREIFRGTTLIGPHRDDLQFFVNSKNVQVFGSQGQQRTTALSLKLAEIELIYSEVKEYPILLLDDVLSELDDYRQSHLLNTIQGKVQTFVTTTSVDGIEHETLKEAKTIHVTNGTVDCEIDRE